One region of Vigna angularis cultivar LongXiaoDou No.4 chromosome 10, ASM1680809v1, whole genome shotgun sequence genomic DNA includes:
- the LOC128194425 gene encoding secreted RxLR effector protein 161-like — MVRELKSKLDEARQILGIDIRRDKLKGNLFYLKRIICRKKVVSRCRISQSKPVGNPLGQRLKLTKEQRPKTEDERKKMESIPYSNGIGSIMYDMVCTRPELAHGVGVLSRFMTDPGQIHWEALKWMFRHIKGSLDTGLLFQNNFQGGGFIEGFVDSDFAGCMDTRKSLFGYVFTLYGTVVSWKSTLQSVVALSFNH, encoded by the coding sequence ATGGTCAGAGAGTTAAAATCAAAGCTGGATGAAGCTAGACAAATTTTAGGCATTGATATAAGGAGAGATAAGCTTAAGGGAAACTTGTTTTATCTCAAAAGAATTATATGCAGAAAGAAAGTGGTTTCAAGGTGTCGAATATCTCAATCCAAACCGGTTGGCAACCCTCTTGGTCAACGTTTGAAACTCACCAAGGAGCAAAGACCAAAGACTGAAgatgagaggaagaagatggagtCTATTCCGTATTCAAATGGAATTGGAAGTATCATGTATGACATGGTCTGCACTAGACCGGAACTAGCGCATGGAGTAGGTGTTCTTAGCCGATTCATGACTGATCCTGGACAAATTCATTGGGAAGCTTTGAAGTGGATGTTTAGACACATAAAGGGGTCTCTTGATACTGGATTACTCTTTCAAAATAACTTTCAAGGTGGAGGTTTTATTGAAGGATTTGTTGATTCAGATTTTGCTGGATGCATGGACACAAGGAAGTCCTTATTTGGGTATGTGTTTACCTTGTATGGAACTGTTGTGAGTTGGAAATCAACACTTCAATCAGTCGTTGCACTTTCATTCAACCACTGA